From a region of the Abditibacteriaceae bacterium genome:
- a CDS encoding TIGR01777 family oxidoreductase has translation MKIVLAGGSGQIGQILARAFTADGHEVVVLSRGKQSILWRTVFWDAETLGDWEREIDGADAVINLAGRSVNCRYNAENRRDILNSRVKSTRILGAAITAAKTPPRVWLQSSTATIYAHRLDAPNGEDGILGGSEEDVPETWRFSIDVAKAWEAALTEAATPHTRKVALRSAMVMSADKGGVFDVLLSLVRRGLGGRAASGQQYVSWIHEVDFVRAMYFLLENNLSGAVNVCSPKPLPNAEFMAELRRAWGMPVGLPATKWMLEIGTLLMQSETELVLKSRRVVPQRLDEAGFEFQFRSWPEAADDLCARWRAQK, from the coding sequence ATGAAAATTGTCCTGGCAGGCGGAAGCGGACAGATCGGTCAAATTCTGGCGCGGGCGTTCACGGCCGATGGACACGAAGTTGTTGTCCTCAGTCGTGGCAAGCAAAGCATTTTGTGGCGCACCGTGTTCTGGGATGCCGAGACCCTCGGCGACTGGGAACGCGAAATAGATGGCGCTGATGCCGTGATTAATCTCGCGGGGCGCAGTGTGAACTGCCGCTATAACGCCGAAAACCGCCGCGACATTTTGAATTCACGCGTAAAATCGACGCGAATCTTGGGCGCTGCCATTACCGCCGCGAAAACGCCGCCGCGTGTCTGGTTGCAAAGCAGCACAGCAACTATTTATGCCCATCGACTGGATGCGCCAAACGGCGAAGACGGGATTTTGGGTGGCAGCGAAGAAGATGTGCCGGAGACATGGCGCTTTAGCATCGATGTTGCGAAAGCGTGGGAAGCAGCGCTGACAGAAGCCGCGACACCGCACACGCGCAAAGTCGCGTTACGTTCGGCGATGGTGATGAGCGCAGACAAGGGCGGCGTCTTCGATGTACTGCTTTCGCTCGTCCGGCGCGGGTTGGGCGGGCGTGCGGCGAGTGGCCAGCAATACGTTTCGTGGATTCACGAAGTCGATTTTGTGCGCGCGATGTATTTTCTTCTGGAGAACAACCTGTCCGGCGCGGTGAACGTTTGTTCGCCCAAGCCGCTTCCCAACGCCGAATTCATGGCCGAACTGCGCCGCGCGTGGGGAATGCCCGTTGGCTTGCCTGCCACGAAATGGATGCTCGAAATCGGCACGCTGCTCATGCAAAGCGAAACCGAACTGGTGCTAAAAAGTCGCCGCGTTGTGCCACAGCGTTTGGATGAGGCTGGCTTTGAGTTTCAGTTCCGGTCGTGGCCCGAAGCCGCCGACGACTTATGCGCGCGATGGCGCGCGCAAAAATAA
- a CDS encoding H-X9-DG-CTERM domain-containing protein, which produces MKNLDLALKQYQQDAEQHFPQRVVRNTGREEGWAWRLGPYIKDTAIFNCSLEETQNDFDFGSPSHTDYYFNSRLSNLPDSNLKFPAQTILLGEGEAASNDYACTDFSRCIGQNAEGAVGVVTQEAKLRHLKGANYAFADGHVKWIKPHRIQQRKIAGRMYGFPVN; this is translated from the coding sequence TTGAAGAATCTTGATCTGGCACTGAAGCAATATCAACAAGATGCCGAGCAACATTTCCCACAACGAGTGGTAAGAAACACAGGACGTGAGGAAGGTTGGGCGTGGCGATTGGGACCGTATATCAAAGACACCGCCATCTTTAATTGCTCCCTCGAAGAAACGCAAAACGACTTCGACTTTGGTTCGCCCAGCCACACCGATTACTATTTCAATTCGCGCCTGTCGAATTTGCCGGATTCGAATTTGAAATTTCCAGCGCAAACAATTCTATTGGGCGAAGGCGAAGCGGCATCGAACGACTATGCTTGTACAGATTTCTCCCGTTGTATCGGTCAGAATGCAGAAGGCGCTGTTGGTGTCGTGACGCAGGAAGCCAAGCTTCGGCATCTCAAAGGTGCGAATTACGCTTTTGCCGACGGGCACGTCAAATGGATTAAGCCGCATCGTATTCAGCAAAGGAAAATTGCCGGACGAATGTATGGTTTTCCGGTGAACTGA
- a CDS encoding ABC-F family ATP-binding cassette domain-containing protein, which produces MLNIENVSKQYGPQKILDAADLFIGWGDRCGLVGPNGTGKTTLFRMIVGQEEPDAGRVRFDDHISRDMLSQESQCQLGVTVREEMLSAFKEANAAQEDIEALTHKLAHHDADSFEGREALRQLSAAQTTLEMQEEHTMEARIGRVLKGLGFEDDALDRLTDTFSGGWQMRIAMAKLLLREPDLLLLDEPTNHLDDRARKWLQDYLETYPGAVFMISHEPKFLNAVCNSIVELEDYKLREYTGNYENFLQVKEQEREAQINAYERQQRELDRQQEFINRFGAKNTKATQVKSREKQLAKIEIIEAPRVKEKTMILQFPEAPKSAIDVLRLKNVKKTYGDNTVLHDVNLKITRGERLAIVGPNGAGKSTLLRILAGVETPDEGGVREEGRQALIGYFAQHQAEALDLNRTVLEEVLYGLELQPENVARGYLGRLGVRGEDVFKQVKVLSGGERSRVALAKFLMRPSNILLLDEPTNHLDPLAREVLQGALEKFEGTVILVSHDKPFVSAVATEAIRAEDGKLAEKRESLTPPQKGGKNKKKK; this is translated from the coding sequence ATGTTGAATATTGAAAACGTTTCTAAACAATACGGGCCGCAAAAAATCCTCGACGCCGCCGATCTCTTTATCGGTTGGGGCGACCGCTGCGGCCTCGTCGGGCCAAACGGCACCGGCAAGACCACACTTTTCCGCATGATTGTCGGCCAAGAAGAACCCGATGCAGGCCGCGTCCGCTTCGACGACCACATTTCGCGCGATATGCTGTCGCAAGAATCGCAGTGCCAGCTCGGCGTGACGGTGCGCGAAGAAATGCTCTCGGCTTTTAAAGAAGCCAACGCCGCGCAGGAAGACATCGAAGCGCTCACGCACAAATTGGCGCACCACGACGCCGATTCCTTTGAAGGCCGCGAAGCGCTGCGTCAGCTTTCCGCCGCGCAAACCACGCTCGAAATGCAGGAAGAGCACACCATGGAAGCGCGCATCGGGCGCGTTCTGAAAGGCTTGGGCTTTGAAGACGACGCGCTCGACCGCCTTACGGATACCTTCTCGGGCGGCTGGCAGATGCGCATCGCGATGGCGAAATTGCTCTTGCGCGAACCCGATTTGCTTTTGCTGGACGAACCGACAAACCACCTCGATGACCGCGCGCGCAAATGGCTTCAGGATTATCTCGAAACCTATCCGGGCGCTGTCTTTATGATTTCGCACGAGCCAAAGTTTTTGAACGCGGTGTGCAACAGCATCGTGGAACTCGAAGATTACAAGCTGCGCGAATACACCGGCAACTACGAAAACTTCCTGCAAGTCAAAGAGCAGGAGCGCGAAGCCCAGATCAACGCTTACGAACGCCAGCAGCGCGAACTCGACCGCCAGCAGGAGTTCATCAACCGCTTCGGCGCGAAAAACACCAAAGCAACGCAGGTGAAGTCGCGCGAAAAGCAGCTTGCGAAAATCGAAATCATCGAAGCGCCCCGCGTCAAAGAAAAGACGATGATTTTGCAGTTCCCCGAAGCGCCCAAAAGCGCTATCGACGTGCTGCGCTTGAAGAATGTCAAGAAAACCTATGGCGACAACACCGTTTTGCACGACGTGAACCTGAAAATCACGCGCGGCGAACGACTGGCGATTGTCGGCCCCAACGGTGCCGGAAAATCGACACTGCTTCGTATTCTGGCTGGCGTCGAAACACCCGACGAAGGCGGCGTGCGCGAAGAAGGCCGTCAGGCTCTCATCGGTTACTTCGCGCAGCATCAGGCTGAAGCGCTTGACTTAAACCGCACCGTTCTGGAAGAAGTGCTTTACGGTTTGGAATTGCAGCCCGAAAACGTGGCGCGCGGTTATCTCGGTCGTTTGGGTGTGCGTGGCGAAGATGTTTTCAAGCAAGTCAAAGTCTTGTCGGGTGGCGAACGCAGCCGCGTCGCGCTCGCTAAGTTTTTGATGCGCCCGTCGAATATTTTGCTTCTCGACGAACCGACGAACCACCTTGACCCGCTTGCTCGTGAAGTTTTGCAGGGAGCGTTGGAAAAGTTTGAAGGCACCGTTATTCTCGTGTCGCACGATAAGCCTTTTGTCAGCGCTGTTGCAACCGAAGCGATTCGTGCCGAAGACGGCAAGCTGGCCGAAAAGCGCGAGTCACTCACGCCTCCGCAAAAGGGCGGCAAGAACAAGAAAAAGAAATAA
- a CDS encoding heparinase II/III family protein: MKNLLTDSLTQSDIMAVLQAQPRTPLLPPSGDKRWSEAFAKAPAQSWMETICQAAMRDRSTPAPELTDELYRDFQITGLRKPFEIRYFARRRRLARAAMCALQDASAENLAALEAEMREVFGEESWTLPAHTKDATGRDPMNIDLFAAESANLFAELVTLFGAVLPADFVAQIRRRLRTQSFENYLDADWHWTRSLLNWNAVCHQGVLGAALAIEDDVELVAQMLMKARAHLPLFLQGFTADGGTSEGPGYWVYGFGWFCELNRQLETRTGSELSLVEGEQGIDEHVRHIARFGPQLVLSNGKLVNFSDGVGEGTLRPPLLAYLGARFDDDLCRAATANAYHTFSAEPFDVHSPRCDLFFLTQLFLRCPSEIGRADTVPADSFFPDLGVLVAHGRDVRGRLWEFAAKAGHNSEHHNHNDCGSFLLNLDGQRLLLEIGAPEYVKEFFSPARYEFLAARSRGHSVPLVNGCEQLAGEKYAAKILECTTDAHRSHFVVDITACYDAEAGLTRAVRTFELDKARGELRVGDEVELTKTQSVESALIAVNATREGNAVRVVHDGVSLLITPEDGTEVGGIETCDYRTHGGSEAQVVRIRFQPRLMALSCRIGYSVTAG; the protein is encoded by the coding sequence ATGAAAAATCTCCTGACTGATTCGCTCACGCAGAGCGATATTATGGCTGTGCTGCAGGCGCAACCACGGACGCCCCTTTTGCCGCCATCAGGAGATAAACGATGGAGTGAGGCGTTTGCCAAAGCACCCGCGCAGAGCTGGATGGAAACGATATGCCAGGCCGCCATGCGCGACCGCAGCACGCCGGCGCCTGAACTCACTGATGAGTTGTACCGCGATTTTCAAATCACCGGCTTACGCAAACCGTTTGAAATTCGATATTTCGCGCGCCGTCGCCGTCTGGCGCGCGCCGCGATGTGTGCCTTACAAGACGCCAGTGCAGAGAACCTCGCAGCGCTGGAAGCGGAAATGCGCGAAGTATTTGGCGAAGAATCGTGGACGCTTCCCGCGCACACGAAAGATGCAACGGGCCGTGATCCGATGAACATCGACTTGTTTGCCGCCGAGAGCGCCAATCTTTTCGCCGAACTTGTCACGCTTTTTGGCGCGGTTTTACCCGCCGATTTCGTCGCGCAAATTCGCAGGCGGTTGCGCACGCAGAGTTTTGAAAACTATCTGGACGCCGACTGGCACTGGACGCGTTCGCTTCTCAACTGGAATGCGGTTTGTCATCAGGGTGTGCTTGGAGCGGCACTCGCGATTGAAGATGATGTCGAGCTTGTGGCCCAGATGCTGATGAAAGCCCGCGCTCATCTGCCGCTTTTTTTGCAAGGCTTCACCGCTGATGGCGGAACATCCGAAGGGCCGGGCTACTGGGTTTACGGTTTCGGCTGGTTTTGCGAATTGAACCGGCAGCTCGAAACGCGCACTGGTAGCGAACTCTCGCTGGTTGAGGGCGAGCAGGGCATTGATGAGCATGTGCGACACATCGCGCGCTTCGGGCCGCAGTTGGTCTTGAGTAATGGGAAGTTAGTCAACTTTTCTGACGGCGTCGGTGAAGGAACTCTGCGCCCGCCGTTGCTGGCTTATCTCGGCGCGCGTTTCGATGATGACTTATGCCGCGCTGCCACCGCAAATGCCTATCATACGTTTTCCGCTGAGCCGTTCGATGTGCATTCTCCGCGCTGCGATTTATTTTTCCTGACCCAACTGTTTTTGCGCTGTCCGAGCGAAATCGGTCGGGCCGATACGGTGCCGGCAGACAGCTTTTTTCCCGACCTGGGCGTTCTCGTGGCGCATGGCCGCGATGTGCGTGGACGTCTATGGGAATTCGCCGCCAAAGCCGGGCATAACAGCGAACATCACAACCACAACGATTGCGGCAGTTTTTTGCTCAACCTCGACGGGCAACGATTGCTGCTCGAAATTGGCGCGCCGGAATATGTCAAAGAATTCTTTAGTCCTGCGCGCTATGAGTTTCTCGCGGCACGTTCGCGCGGTCATTCGGTGCCGCTTGTGAACGGGTGCGAACAATTGGCGGGCGAAAAATACGCGGCCAAAATACTCGAATGCACAACCGATGCGCACCGCTCTCACTTCGTAGTGGACATCACAGCGTGTTATGACGCGGAAGCCGGTCTGACGCGGGCGGTGCGCACATTTGAACTGGACAAAGCGCGCGGAGAACTGCGCGTCGGCGATGAGGTGGAATTGACAAAAACACAAAGCGTTGAGAGCGCTTTGATTGCTGTCAACGCAACCCGCGAAGGAAACGCGGTGCGTGTTGTACACGACGGCGTATCGCTTCTGATTACGCCCGAAGATGGAACCGAGGTCGGCGGCATCGAGACATGCGATTATCGCACGCATGGCGGCAGCGAGGCGCAGGTCGTGCGCATCAGATTTCAGCCGCGCCTGATGGCGTTATCGTGTCGCATTGGTTACAGCGTGACGGCCGGGTGA
- a CDS encoding ThuA domain-containing protein, whose protein sequence is MKPISTLLVTGANNHDWQRTAPYLQGLLTDSGRFSVTLATDASLALEGDLNGYDLFLLDYNGDSWSEKAQNNFLEAVRNGAGVVIFHAANNSFEGWTEYEKLVGLLWREGTGHGQFHTFNVDISNSAHPITQGVTNFETEDELYHRLVPMHGTEVEILATAYSDPEQGGTGDHEPVLMTTQYGAGRVFHTALGHVWEGDPNCGYRGCTMVALENKGFQTTLLRGSEWAATGIVQ, encoded by the coding sequence ATGAAACCAATTTCAACTTTATTAGTGACTGGGGCCAATAACCACGATTGGCAACGAACCGCGCCTTATTTGCAAGGGCTGCTCACAGATTCGGGCCGTTTTTCTGTCACTCTCGCGACCGACGCTTCCCTCGCTTTGGAAGGTGACTTGAACGGCTATGACTTATTCCTGTTGGATTACAATGGCGACTCGTGGAGTGAAAAGGCACAGAACAATTTCTTGGAGGCCGTTCGCAACGGCGCTGGAGTTGTGATTTTTCATGCCGCCAATAACTCGTTCGAGGGTTGGACAGAATATGAAAAGCTCGTTGGGCTGCTGTGGCGCGAAGGCACGGGGCACGGCCAGTTCCACACCTTTAATGTCGATATCAGCAATAGCGCACATCCGATAACACAGGGCGTTACCAACTTCGAGACAGAAGATGAGCTTTATCATCGCCTGGTGCCGATGCATGGTACAGAGGTTGAGATTTTGGCGACCGCTTATTCCGACCCAGAGCAGGGTGGCACCGGCGATCATGAACCCGTGTTGATGACTACTCAGTATGGGGCAGGCCGTGTTTTTCATACGGCTCTGGGGCATGTATGGGAAGGCGATCCGAATTGCGGATACCGAGGTTGTACGATGGTTGCACTGGAGAACAAAGGTTTTCAAACGACACTTCTCCGAGGCAGTGAGTGGGCTGCAACCGGAATAGTACAATGA